The following are encoded in a window of Diorhabda sublineata isolate icDioSubl1.1 chromosome 5, icDioSubl1.1, whole genome shotgun sequence genomic DNA:
- the LOC130444118 gene encoding HIG1 domain family member 2A, with amino-acid sequence MSSKDNSNEEMENFDWITLKNDMDAIAPVETQREKFIRKFKSNPFVPIGCLATTLALTYGLWCFRTGQKKMSQYMMRTRIAAQGLTVLALVTGIGLSAQKANKKDQ; translated from the exons atgtcCTCTAAAGATAATTCTaatgaagaaatggaaaattttgattggattacattaaaaaatgatatggATGCAATTGCCCCAGTTGAAACTCAACGGGAAaagtttataagaaaattcaaatcaaatccTTTCGTACCTATCG gttgTCTAGCAACAACCTTAGCACTCACTTATGGTTTGTGGTGTTTTAGGACTGGCCAAAAAAAGATGTCACAGTATATGATGAGAACAAGAATAGCAGCACAAGGGCTAACAGTATTAGCACTAGTAACGGGTATTGGATTGAGCGCTCAAAAAGCTAATAAAAAGGACCAATAA